CTGGGGATCTTCGTGATGACCTCCCAGGGCCAGAGCGGCTCGACGCTGTACATGTTCAACCACGGGCTGTCGACCGCCGCGGTGTTCCTGATCGCCGGGTTCCTCATCGCCCGGCACGGCAGCCGCCGGATCGCCGCCTACGGTGGGGTGCAGAAGGTCGCCCCGGTGTTGGCCGGCACCTTCCTGGTGGCGGCGATGGCCACCCTGTCGCTACCCGGGCTGGCCCCGTTCATCAGTGAGTTCCTGGTGTTGATCGGCACGTTCAACCGCTACTGGCTGGCCGCGGTCATCGGCACCACCGCACTGGTGCTGTCCTCGATCTACATGCTCTGGCTGTATCAGCGGGTGATGACCGGTCCGGTCGCCCACGGCAACGACGGGCTGCGCGACCTGGTGCCGCGTGAACTCGTCGTCGTCGCGCCGCTGATCGCGCTGCTGCTGTTCTTGGGCTTCTACCCCAAACCGGTGCTCGACATCATCAACCCGGCCGTCGGACACACCATGACCACGATCGGCCAGCAGGATCCGGCGCCGCACAACGCGGAAGGACCGGTGCCGTGACCACCTTGAGCACTCCGAGCATCGAATACACCCTGGTGTTTCCGCTGCTGATCGTCTTCGGCGCCGCGGTGGCCGGGATTCTGGTCGAGGCGTTCGTGTCCCGGCGGTGGCGCTACCGGGTGCAGGTGGGCTTGACGTTGGGCTCGTTGGCGGCCGCGTTCGTCGGCGTTCTCGTCGTGGCCGATCAGTGTGGCCCGCAAGGACGCACCGCGCTACTCGGAGCGGTGGCCGTGGACCGCCCGGTGCTGCTGGTGCAGGGCACCGTGCTGCTGGTGGCGCTGATGGCGGCGATGTTCATCGCCGAACGCACGCTGGCCGCACCCCGCATCGACGCCGAGGCCAGCCTGGTCAGCGTCGCGGCGGGACTGGACTCGTTCACCCCGCAGGGCTCGGCCATCCCCGACGGCGCGGTCGAACGCCAGGCGCTGCGGGCCGGGGCCATGCAGACCGAGGTGTTCCCGCTGACGTTGCTCGCGGTCGGCGGCATGCTGGTGTTCCCGGCCGCCAACGACCTGCTGACGATGTTCATCGGTCTCGAGGTGCTCTCGCTGCCGCTGTATCTGCTGTGCGGTCTGGCCCGGCACCGTCGCCTGCTCTCCCAGGAGGCGGCGATGAAATACTTTCTGCTCGGGGCGTTCTCCTCGGCGTTCTTCCTTTACGGCGCCGCCCTGCTCTACGGGGTCACCGGCACCCTGTCTTTGGCCGGGATCGCCGAGCATCTCGGTGCCCAGCGCGTGGACGCCATGGCGCTGGTGGGTGCCGCACTGGTGGCGATGGGGCTGTTGTTCAAGGTCGGCGCGGTGCCGTTCCACTCCTGGATCCCCGATGTCTATGTCGGGGCGCCCACCCCGATCACCGGGTTCATGGCGTCGGCCACCAAGGTCGCCGCGTTCGGCGCGCTGCTGCGGTTCGTCTACGTGGCCATGCCGCCGCTGCAGCCCCAGTGGCGTCCGGTGCTGTGGCTGGTGGCGATTCTGACCATGGCGGTCGCGACGATCGCGGCGGTCAGCCAGAACGACGTCAAACGGATGCTGGCCTACTCGTCGGTCTCCCACGTCGGTTTCATCCTGACCGGGGTGCTCGCCGACCTCCCGGCCGGGGTGTCCTCGACGCTCTTCTATCTCATCGCCTACAGCTTCTCCACCGTCGGCGCGTTCGCGATCGTGGCGCTGGTGCGCGGCGCCGACGGTGTCGAAGACCTCGACCTGGTGCACTGGGCCGGACTGGGCCGGCGCTCACCACTGGTCGGGGTGATGTTCTCGCTGTTTCTGCTGGCGTTCGCCGGGATCCCCCTGACCAGCGGATTCACCAGTAAATTCGCCGTGTTCGCCGCGGCCGCCGCCGGTGGGGCCGTGCCCCTGGTCATCGTCGGGGTGATCGCCAGCGGGGTGGCCGCCTACTTCTACGTGCGGGTTATCCTGCTGATGTTCTTCACCGAGCCGACCGAGCACACCCCGCACGTCGCGGTGCCCGGCGCGCTGGGCAAAGCCGCGATCGCGGTGTGCGCGGCGGTTACCGTGCTGTTGGGGATCGTGCCCCAGCCGCTGTTCGACCTGGTGGACGCCGCGACCCAGTTCGTGCGCTGACCCACCGCCGCCGACCCGCACCGGTCATCGTCACCGGCGCCGATGAGGAGGATCCGTGTTTCCGGGAATCCACGCCGCCACCGACCCGCAGCGCCCCGCGGTGCTCATGGCCGGCACCCGGCAGGTCGTGACCTACGGCGAACTCGAGGAGCGCTCGGCGCGACTGGCCGCCGCGCTGCGCGCGAAGGGGGTGGTGCGCGGCGACGTGATCGCCGTGCTGGCCGACAACACCCCGGAGGTCTTCGTCATCTACTGGGCCGCGATGCGGTCCGGGCTCTACATCACCGCGATCAACCGGCATCTGAGCACCGCCGAGATCGCCCACATCGTCACCGACAGCGACACCCGGGTCCTGTTCGTCTCCGGTGGTCTGGCCGATCTCGGCCAGAGACTGCTCGATGAGCTGCCGGATACGGTGCAGCGCTATGGATTCGGAACCGAGATGGTCGGCTATCCGTCGTATCGGGAGTTGCTCGACGCGTCGGTCGCCCCACTTGACGATCAGCCCCGCGGCGCGGACATGCTGTACTCCTCGGGCACCACCGGCAGACCCAAGGGCATCAAACCGCCGCTGCCCGACGCCCAGGTCGACGAGCCGGGCGAAGCGCTGATCACGTTGATGCAGGGCTTGTTCGGCGTCGACGCCGCCACGGTCTACCTGTCTCCGGCCCCGGTCTATCACGCGGCGCCCCTGCGGTGGTGTGCCGGCGTGCAGGCCCTGGGCGGCACCGTGATCCTGATGGAGAAATTCGACCCGGAGGCGACGCTGGCGGCCATCGACCGGCATCAGGTCACCATCACCCAGATGGTTCCCACCATGTTCGTGCGCCTGCTGCAACTGCCCGACGAGGTCAAGGCCCGCTACGATCACAGCTCGCTGCAGGCGGTGGTGCACGCCGCCGCACCGTGCCCACCGGAGGTCAAGGACGCGATGATCGCCTGGTGGGGGCCGATTCTCGTCGAGTACTACAGCTCCACCGAGGCGCACGGGCTGACGTTCATGACCGCCCCGGAGTGGGAGCGCAAACGCGGCTCGGTGGGGCGCGCGGTGCTGGGAGTCATCCACATCTGCGACGACGACGGGCGCGAACTGCCCACCGGCGAGGTCGGCACGGTCTACTTCGAGCGCGAGGAGATGCCGTTTCACTACCACAACGACCCGGAGAAGACCCGCGCCGCCCAACACCGCGACCACCCGACGTGGACGACCGTCGGCGATCTGGGTTACGTCGACGACGACGGGTATCTGTTCCTCACCGACCGCAAATCGTTCATGATCATCTCCGGCGGGGTCAACATCTACCCGCAGGAGATCGAGAACGTGCTGACGTTGCACCCGGCGGTTCTCGACGTGGCCGTCATCGGGGTGCCGGACCCGGAGATGGGTGAGCAGGTCAAGGCGGTGGTGCAGGTGCGTGACGGGGTGAGCGCCGACGACGCGCTGGGCGGCGCGCTCATCGACTATGTGCGCGAACGCATCGCCCACTACAAGGCGCCGCGCTCGGTGGATTTCGTCGATGCGCTGCCACGCACCCCGACCGGCAAGCTGGTCAAGGGCGAGCTGCGGGCCCGCTACACCGACTGACCGGTGCCGCGGAAGAAGGATTCGCCGCGGCGACCCCGAGCCGGCCGATACGACGGTGAACGCCGCCGGCGCCGCTCATCGAACCCGGGTGAACCCCACCACCCGGGCCCCGGTGTCCGGGTGCGGCGGGGCCACCACGTCGATCACCTGCCGGGCCTGCTGTGCCACCGGGGTCTGCGGATCGAGCACCGTCAGGTACTGCTCGTGGGCGGCCAGCGCCGCGACCGCCACCTCGGTGAAGTCGTCGACGATCTCGATGTGGCTGGGTTCGGGACTCTGCTGGAACAACCACCGCGGCGGGTGATCCAGCGCGTCGTAGGCCGCGGTGACCGCCGCGGCGAACTCGATGTGATCACGCTGATTGGGTTGGCCCGGGCCGAATTCGGGCCCGCCGTACCCGCAGAGCACCATCTGCGGCGCGGTCTCGACCAGCGTGGCGCCGATGCGGGCCCGCAGCGCCGGGGTGTCGCGGATCGCGCTGTCGGGAAAATCCCAGAACTGCAGGTCATGGACACCGACCAGGGCGGCGGCACGCCGCTGTTCGGCCTCGCGCAGCGGCCCGGCGTCACCCGGCGCCATCCCGGCGATCCCGGCCTCGCCGCGGCACGCCAACGCGTAACCGACCTCGCGGCCGGCGGTGGTCCACTTGGCGACCGCGGCGGCCATCCCGTATTCGGGGTCGTCGGGGTGGGCCACCAGCACCAGGGCGCGCCGCCAATCGTCGGGGAACGGTTGCGGCGTGGACGTCGACGAAGTCACGGGCTTAGCTCAGCACACCGTGGACGACGATGTCGGTGGTGCGGTCCACCCAGGCGTCGTCGAGCTCGGCCTGCGGGTGCACCAGCACGCTGAGCAGGGCGGCACCGCCGATCACCTCGAGCAGGCGGTCCGGATCCACCTCGGCACGCACCACGCCGCGCTGCACGGCGTGGGCGAGCCAGTCACGGACCACCCCGAACAGGCCGGCGAACCGCGAGATCACCCGGTCGTGCAGCTCCGGGTCGGTGGTCATGTCAGCGGTCACCCCCGGCAGGGCGGCGCGCACCACCGGGCTGGTGAACACGTCGCGGGTCGCGACGATCATGGCGCGCAGGTCGGCGACGACGTCGCCGGTGGGGGCCTCCAGGGCGCTGGGGGCGGCCGGAAACGCCGCCTCGTGGGCCAGCTCGGCCTTGTTCGACCACCGTCGGTACAGCGCGCTCTTGGTGGTCCCGGCCCGTTCGGCCACCGCGGCGAGGGTGAGGTTGGAGTAGCCGTTCTCCACGAGCAGGTCCGCGGTCGCCGCCAGGATGGCGGCGTCGATACGAGGGTCGCGGGGCCGGCCCACACCCGGGGTCTTGTCAACCGACGCGGCGTCTGGTTTCATAAATCGCTACCGTTCGTATCGTAATTATCGCGGGTACTGCACACTGGAGGTCCGGCTGTGGGAGACAAACCGACCGTCGAGACCGACATCGCCCGGGTCCAGCGCTCCAGTCGCGACGTTACCGCCCTGCCCGAGGTCGTGGCGCACTGGTTGTCCCAGGTCATGTCGGCGGGGGTCACCCCGGAGGTGAGCCTGCACAGCGGCGTCGACGCCAACGGGATGTCCTCGGAGACCCTGATCCTCTCCGGGCGCTGGTCGCAGGCAGGCACCGCGGTCCAGGAGCGCTGGGTGGCGCGGGTGGCACCCAGCGACGCCGACGTGCCGGTGTTCAAGACCTACCGGCTGGATCACCAGTTCGAGGCGATGCGCCGGATCGCCGAGCTGACCGATGTGCCGGTGCCGCGGGTGCGCTGGATCGAACCGTCCGGCGCGGTGCTGGGACGGCCGTTCTTCCTCATGGACCTCGTCGAGGGTCGGGTGCCCCCCGACGTCATGCCCTACACCTTCGGCGGCAACTGGCTGGCCGACGCCACCATCGACCAGCGGCGCGCCCTGCAGGACAGCACCGTCGACGTGCTGACCCGCCTGCATGCGATCACCGACCCGGTCGAGAACTTCGCGTTCCTGGGCGGTGACCGCAGCGGCGAGACCACGCTGCGCCGGCATTTCGCCTGGGTCCGCGACTGGTACGCGTTCGCCGCCGCCGATCTGGGCCGGGTGGAACTGCTCGACCGGTGCTTTTGCTGGCTCGAGGATCACTGGCCGCGCCAGCAGGCGGCCCGGCCGCCGGTGCTGTGCTGGGGCGACGCCCGGATCGGCAACGTCATCTACCGCGACTTCACCCCGGCGGCCGTGCTGGACTGGGAGATGATGACGCTGGGTCCGCGCGAACTGGATGTGGCATGGCTGATCTTCTCCCACATGGTGTTCCAGGAGATCGCCACACTGGCCACCCTGCCGGGGCTGCCCGAGATGCTCACCGAGGCCGACGTGCGGCCGCGCTACGAGCAGAGATCCGGGGTGGAACTCGGCGACCTGTCGTGGTTCTACGTCTACGCCGGGCTGATGTGGGCGATCGTGTTCATGCGCACCGGGGCACGCCAGGTGCACTTCGGTGAGATCGAGGCGCCCGAGAACCCCGAATCGCTGTTCTATCACGGCAAGCTGCTCGAACGTCTGATGGGAGAAGACCACCGATGATCGGCCCGATCGACGAGTACCCGGTCCATCAACTGCCCCAGCCGATCGCGTGGCCGGGAACCTCCGACCGCAATTTCTACGACCGCTCCTACCTGAACGCCCACGACCGCACCGGCGACATCTTCGTGATCACCGGCCTGGGCTACTACCCCAACCTGGGGGTCAAGGACGCCTTTGTGTTGGTGCGCCGCG
This sequence is a window from Mycolicibacillus parakoreensis. Protein-coding genes within it:
- a CDS encoding acyl-CoA synthetase translates to MFPGIHAATDPQRPAVLMAGTRQVVTYGELEERSARLAAALRAKGVVRGDVIAVLADNTPEVFVIYWAAMRSGLYITAINRHLSTAEIAHIVTDSDTRVLFVSGGLADLGQRLLDELPDTVQRYGFGTEMVGYPSYRELLDASVAPLDDQPRGADMLYSSGTTGRPKGIKPPLPDAQVDEPGEALITLMQGLFGVDAATVYLSPAPVYHAAPLRWCAGVQALGGTVILMEKFDPEATLAAIDRHQVTITQMVPTMFVRLLQLPDEVKARYDHSSLQAVVHAAAPCPPEVKDAMIAWWGPILVEYYSSTEAHGLTFMTAPEWERKRGSVGRAVLGVIHICDDDGRELPTGEVGTVYFEREEMPFHYHNDPEKTRAAQHRDHPTWTTVGDLGYVDDDGYLFLTDRKSFMIISGGVNIYPQEIENVLTLHPAVLDVAVIGVPDPEMGEQVKAVVQVRDGVSADDALGGALIDYVRERIAHYKAPRSVDFVDALPRTPTGKLVKGELRARYTD
- a CDS encoding PIG-L deacetylase family protein codes for the protein MTSSTSTPQPFPDDWRRALVLVAHPDDPEYGMAAAVAKWTTAGREVGYALACRGEAGIAGMAPGDAGPLREAEQRRAAALVGVHDLQFWDFPDSAIRDTPALRARIGATLVETAPQMVLCGYGGPEFGPGQPNQRDHIEFAAAVTAAYDALDHPPRWLFQQSPEPSHIEIVDDFTEVAVAALAAHEQYLTVLDPQTPVAQQARQVIDVVAPPHPDTGARVVGFTRVR
- the nuoN gene encoding NADH-quinone oxidoreductase subunit NuoN yields the protein MTTLSTPSIEYTLVFPLLIVFGAAVAGILVEAFVSRRWRYRVQVGLTLGSLAAAFVGVLVVADQCGPQGRTALLGAVAVDRPVLLVQGTVLLVALMAAMFIAERTLAAPRIDAEASLVSVAAGLDSFTPQGSAIPDGAVERQALRAGAMQTEVFPLTLLAVGGMLVFPAANDLLTMFIGLEVLSLPLYLLCGLARHRRLLSQEAAMKYFLLGAFSSAFFLYGAALLYGVTGTLSLAGIAEHLGAQRVDAMALVGAALVAMGLLFKVGAVPFHSWIPDVYVGAPTPITGFMASATKVAAFGALLRFVYVAMPPLQPQWRPVLWLVAILTMAVATIAAVSQNDVKRMLAYSSVSHVGFILTGVLADLPAGVSSTLFYLIAYSFSTVGAFAIVALVRGADGVEDLDLVHWAGLGRRSPLVGVMFSLFLLAFAGIPLTSGFTSKFAVFAAAAAGGAVPLVIVGVIASGVAAYFYVRVILLMFFTEPTEHTPHVAVPGALGKAAIAVCAAVTVLLGIVPQPLFDLVDAATQFVR
- a CDS encoding phosphotransferase family protein, coding for MGDKPTVETDIARVQRSSRDVTALPEVVAHWLSQVMSAGVTPEVSLHSGVDANGMSSETLILSGRWSQAGTAVQERWVARVAPSDADVPVFKTYRLDHQFEAMRRIAELTDVPVPRVRWIEPSGAVLGRPFFLMDLVEGRVPPDVMPYTFGGNWLADATIDQRRALQDSTVDVLTRLHAITDPVENFAFLGGDRSGETTLRRHFAWVRDWYAFAAADLGRVELLDRCFCWLEDHWPRQQAARPPVLCWGDARIGNVIYRDFTPAAVLDWEMMTLGPRELDVAWLIFSHMVFQEIATLATLPGLPEMLTEADVRPRYEQRSGVELGDLSWFYVYAGLMWAIVFMRTGARQVHFGEIEAPENPESLFYHGKLLERLMGEDHR
- a CDS encoding TetR/AcrR family transcriptional regulator, with amino-acid sequence MKPDAASVDKTPGVGRPRDPRIDAAILAATADLLVENGYSNLTLAAVAERAGTTKSALYRRWSNKAELAHEAAFPAAPSALEAPTGDVVADLRAMIVATRDVFTSPVVRAALPGVTADMTTDPELHDRVISRFAGLFGVVRDWLAHAVQRGVVRAEVDPDRLLEVIGGAALLSVLVHPQAELDDAWVDRTTDIVVHGVLS